The Sulfuriferula thiophila genome window below encodes:
- a CDS encoding MBL fold metallo-hydrolase — protein MIFRQLFEPVSSTYTYLLGCETTGQAVLIDAVLPSWQRDLAEINALGLKLAYTFDTHIHADHISAASKLRQETGSRIAHPALDNLACADEAIEDGKPFSLGSLQIMPLHTPGHTDNHFAYAVDGRVLTGDALLIDGCGRTDFQNGDAPTLYRSVHDKLFSLPEDTLVYPAHDYQGRRVSSIAQEKFRNPRLGGNKPLAEFVEIMASLNLAYPKFIDYAVPGNRECGECPPDVPETLQQYCEQIGESRQG, from the coding sequence ATGATATTTCGCCAATTGTTTGAACCCGTATCCAGTACGTATACTTATTTGCTGGGTTGTGAAACAACAGGGCAGGCAGTATTGATTGATGCTGTTTTGCCCAGTTGGCAACGTGATCTGGCTGAAATCAATGCCCTCGGGCTGAAGCTGGCTTACACCTTCGACACGCATATTCACGCTGATCATATCAGTGCCGCCAGCAAGTTGCGGCAGGAAACGGGCAGCCGTATCGCTCATCCTGCACTGGATAATCTGGCATGTGCAGATGAGGCTATAGAAGACGGCAAGCCGTTCAGTCTAGGCAGTCTGCAGATCATGCCGCTGCATACTCCTGGTCATACCGATAATCATTTTGCCTATGCAGTCGATGGTCGCGTGCTCACCGGCGATGCTTTACTGATCGATGGTTGCGGGCGTACCGATTTTCAGAACGGCGACGCCCCTACCTTATATCGCAGCGTACATGACAAGCTGTTCAGCTTGCCGGAAGACACGCTGGTGTATCCCGCTCATGACTATCAGGGGCGACGCGTATCCAGTATTGCTCAGGAAAAATTTCGCAATCCGCGCCTCGGTGGCAACAAACCGCTGGCCGAATTTGTGGAAATCATGGCCAGCCTTAATCTGGCTTATCCAAAATTCATCGATTACGCCGTGCCGGGTAACCGCGAATGTGGCGAATGCCCACCGGACGTACCCGAGACACTCCAGCAGTATTGCGAGCAGATAGGTGAGAGTCGGCAGGGTTAA
- a CDS encoding IclR family transcriptional regulator, translating to MSTESSIQVIDRMVTLLESLAQHGHASLKILAADTGLHSSTAFRILASLQQHGWVARDSNGAYQLGSGLMRYAAQAGQEIDLRQEALPLMAALRDATGETINLTVRENDEVIYVERVTSNRLMRVEQVIGSRAPLHVTAVGKLMLGEGSAETCLDYARRTQLPAYTANTITDPLALFDATQQCKSQGYAFDNEEAELGVGCIGVLIRDASGMAVAGLSISAPRERRKDEWVTELQQAGAQLSAKLGYFNPVSAG from the coding sequence ATGAGCACAGAATCCTCCATACAAGTCATCGATCGCATGGTTACCCTGCTGGAAAGTTTGGCACAGCACGGTCACGCCAGCCTCAAAATATTGGCAGCCGACACCGGCCTGCACAGCTCCACCGCGTTTCGCATCCTGGCTTCGCTACAACAGCACGGCTGGGTGGCGCGCGACAGCAACGGCGCCTATCAGCTCGGCAGCGGATTAATGCGTTATGCCGCACAGGCTGGCCAGGAAATCGACCTGCGCCAGGAAGCACTTCCGCTCATGGCAGCCCTGCGCGATGCCACCGGTGAAACCATCAACCTGACGGTGCGCGAAAACGACGAAGTGATTTATGTAGAACGGGTGACGTCCAACCGGCTGATGCGGGTGGAACAGGTGATCGGCAGCCGTGCCCCACTGCATGTGACAGCGGTAGGCAAGTTGATGCTGGGGGAAGGCTCCGCCGAAACGTGCCTCGATTACGCCCGCCGTACCCAGCTGCCCGCCTATACCGCCAATACCATCACCGACCCGCTGGCACTGTTCGACGCTACTCAGCAGTGCAAATCACAGGGGTATGCTTTCGATAACGAAGAAGCCGAACTCGGCGTGGGTTGCATTGGGGTATTGATTCGTGACGCCAGCGGTATGGCAGTTGCGGGGCTATCCATCTCGGCACCGCGCGAACGCCGCAAGGATGAGTGGGTAACCGAGTTACAACAGGCCGGTGCGCAATTATCGGCAAAACTCGGCTATTTCAATCCTGTATCTGCCGGTTAA
- the acs gene encoding acetate--CoA ligase, whose product MSHIESVLHENRSFPPSSEFQAHANVSGMAAYQALTALAEANYEQYWADLARQHITWQTPFTRTLDESNAPFYRWFDDGVLNVSYNCIDRHLPTKAEQTALIFEADDGSVTRISYQQLHDQVCTFANALKARGVQKGDRVVVYMPMGAEAVIAMQACARIGAIHSVVFGGFSAKSLHERIIDAQAKLVITADAGMRGGKAVALKAAVDEALTLGGTECVTGVIVYQRAHNEVSWHAERDVWWHDCVNGMSNTCEPEWMNAEDPLFILYTSGSTGTPKGVQHSTAGYLLGAILSMQWVFDAKPATDVFWCTADVGWITGHTYVAYGPLAMGMTQVIFEGVPTYPNAGRFWKMIQDHRVTTFYTAPTAIRSLIKLGGDLPAQHDLSSLRLLGTVGEPINPEAWMWYYQQVGQERCPIVDTWWQTETGSHMIAPLPGAVATKPGSCTLPLPGIMADVVDEHGHPLPLGQGGYLVIKRPFPSLLRTLWNNPERYKKAYFPEELGGKTYLAGDSAHRDEDGYYWIMGRIDDVLNVSGHRLGTMEIESALAAHPLVAEAAVVGKPHDIKGEAIVAFVVLKGIRPDSDAAKEITNTLRNWVGQEIGPIAKPDEIRFGDNLPKTRSGKIMRRLLRNLARGEDITQDISTLENPAILEQLKASH is encoded by the coding sequence ATGTCACACATCGAATCAGTCCTGCATGAAAACCGTTCCTTCCCACCAAGCAGTGAGTTTCAGGCGCACGCTAATGTCTCCGGCATGGCGGCATATCAGGCATTAACGGCGCTGGCCGAAGCCAATTATGAGCAGTACTGGGCAGATTTAGCCCGCCAGCATATCACCTGGCAAACACCATTCACTCGCACACTCGACGAATCCAATGCGCCATTTTATCGCTGGTTCGACGACGGCGTGCTGAACGTATCCTACAACTGCATTGATCGCCACTTGCCAACCAAGGCCGAGCAGACTGCTCTGATTTTTGAAGCTGATGACGGCAGCGTAACCCGTATCAGCTACCAGCAACTGCACGATCAGGTCTGCACTTTCGCTAACGCTCTGAAAGCGCGCGGCGTACAAAAAGGCGATCGCGTCGTGGTTTATATGCCCATGGGTGCTGAAGCCGTCATCGCCATGCAGGCCTGTGCCCGCATTGGCGCTATCCATTCTGTCGTCTTCGGTGGTTTCTCCGCCAAATCCCTGCACGAACGCATCATCGATGCCCAGGCCAAACTGGTAATTACCGCTGATGCCGGCATGCGCGGTGGTAAAGCCGTAGCGCTTAAAGCTGCCGTGGATGAAGCCCTTACCCTCGGCGGCACCGAGTGCGTTACCGGCGTGATTGTTTACCAGCGTGCTCACAATGAAGTCAGCTGGCATGCTGAACGTGATGTATGGTGGCATGATTGCGTCAATGGCATGAGCAACACATGCGAACCAGAATGGATGAATGCCGAAGACCCGCTGTTCATTCTTTATACTTCCGGCTCCACCGGCACCCCCAAGGGGGTACAGCACAGTACAGCCGGCTATCTGCTCGGTGCAATTCTGTCCATGCAATGGGTGTTCGACGCCAAACCGGCAACCGATGTGTTCTGGTGTACTGCTGATGTAGGCTGGATTACCGGCCACACTTACGTTGCCTACGGTCCGCTGGCGATGGGTATGACCCAGGTTATTTTCGAGGGCGTCCCGACCTACCCGAATGCAGGCCGATTCTGGAAAATGATTCAGGACCATCGTGTTACCACTTTCTACACTGCACCAACCGCCATTCGCTCCCTGATCAAGCTCGGCGGAGATTTGCCGGCACAGCACGATTTATCCAGCCTGCGCTTGCTCGGCACTGTCGGCGAACCTATCAATCCGGAAGCATGGATGTGGTATTACCAGCAAGTCGGTCAGGAACGCTGCCCGATTGTCGATACCTGGTGGCAGACTGAAACCGGTTCCCACATGATTGCGCCGCTGCCCGGTGCTGTCGCTACCAAACCCGGTTCCTGCACCCTGCCGCTGCCTGGCATCATGGCCGATGTGGTCGATGAACATGGTCACCCCTTACCCCTGGGACAAGGCGGTTATCTTGTTATCAAGCGCCCTTTCCCATCCTTGCTGCGCACTTTATGGAATAACCCGGAACGTTACAAGAAAGCCTATTTCCCTGAAGAACTGGGTGGCAAAACCTATCTCGCCGGCGATTCAGCCCACCGCGATGAAGATGGTTACTACTGGATCATGGGGCGCATCGACGATGTGCTGAATGTTTCCGGTCACCGTCTCGGTACCATGGAAATCGAATCCGCACTGGCTGCGCACCCTCTGGTTGCTGAAGCTGCTGTAGTCGGTAAGCCGCACGACATCAAGGGCGAAGCGATCGTGGCGTTTGTTGTGCTCAAAGGCATACGCCCGGACAGTGATGCTGCGAAGGAAATCACCAACACCTTGCGCAACTGGGTCGGCCAGGAAATCGGCCCGATAGCCAAGCCGGACGAAATCCGTTTTGGTGACAACCTGCCGAAAACCCGTTCAGGCAAAATCATGCGGCGCTTATTACGCAATCTGGCGCGTGGCGAAGATATTACCCAGGATATCTCTACTTTAGAAAATCCGGCCATACTGGAACAGCTAAAAGCATCACATTGA
- the glnE gene encoding bifunctional [glutamate--ammonia ligase]-adenylyl-L-tyrosine phosphorylase/[glutamate--ammonia-ligase] adenylyltransferase, with protein MNPVDLVTAASQHSRYLRRLVAAEAHFADTLVAHLDTPWNTTLMQAQLDALQIVDAHSLQVALRKLRQAVMAQMVVRDLAGLGDLHEVMRMCTDLAQVAVRYALRYHTIWLAETHGMPMNADGTPMELAVVGMGKLGGGELNVSSDIDLVYLYADEGETTGDKPISYHQFFVLLAKKIGLAISEITADGFVFRVDTRLRPWGDAGPLAMGYAAFEDYLVTHGREWERYAWIKGRALTGSRLDELNAIVRPFVFRKYLDFNAFAAMRELHAQIRREVIRRDRVDNIKLGPGGIREIEFIAQVFQLIRGGQVPALQARATLAILPMLAARGSLPEQAVSELREAYFFLRNLEHRLQYLDDAQTQMLPTQAEEQSRIASSMGFADYSAFLLKLNMHRTHVSRHFDQVFAAPQADGTHHPLSALWLGLIDEEESKAQLANLGFDDADAVYQRLQQSRKSSRYVGLPASNRARLDTLVPQLIEVAASLPPRDSTLARIMDLLETVSRRASYLALLVEYPATLRQLAKICAASPWAAQYLTRNPMLLDELLDTRVLYTPPDWVALRAELAAQMQAQEGDVERQMDGMRHFRQRVTFHLLAQDLAGILPLEKLSDYLSDLAALILDATLPLAWAGVRNRHCEAPHFAIIGYGKLGGRELGYASDLDMVFLYQDDAPDAAEHYARLAQRIITWLSSTTAAGILYETDLRLRPDGASGLLVSSIAAFSEYQRNHAWTWEHQALTRARFVAGDAAVGALFEPIRCDILTQQRDLAKLREDVRNMRQKMHDGHPNHSALFDIKHDAGGIVDVEFIVQYLILAYSARHRQLTENAGNLALLKIAAELGLIASDTAEAVRTAYRQFRQLQHSLRLQGADAARVEGESVAVHANAVKTLWTQVLG; from the coding sequence ATGAATCCTGTGGATTTAGTAACAGCAGCCAGCCAGCATTCACGATATTTGCGTCGTCTTGTTGCTGCTGAAGCGCATTTTGCGGACACGCTGGTGGCGCATCTGGATACGCCGTGGAATACCACGCTGATGCAGGCGCAGCTGGATGCGCTGCAGATCGTCGATGCGCACAGCTTGCAGGTGGCCTTGCGCAAGTTGCGTCAGGCGGTGATGGCGCAGATGGTTGTGCGTGATCTGGCCGGGCTGGGCGACTTGCATGAGGTGATGCGCATGTGTACTGATCTCGCACAAGTGGCGGTGCGTTACGCATTGCGCTATCACACAATCTGGCTGGCAGAAACTCATGGCATGCCGATGAACGCTGATGGGACGCCTATGGAGCTGGCGGTGGTGGGTATGGGCAAGCTCGGTGGCGGTGAGTTGAATGTCTCGTCGGATATCGACCTGGTGTATTTGTATGCCGATGAAGGTGAAACGACGGGTGATAAGCCGATTTCCTATCATCAGTTCTTTGTTCTGTTGGCGAAAAAAATCGGACTGGCGATTTCCGAAATCACCGCGGATGGTTTCGTGTTCAGGGTCGATACACGTTTGCGCCCGTGGGGTGACGCCGGGCCGCTGGCGATGGGTTATGCCGCGTTCGAGGATTATCTGGTCACCCACGGACGCGAGTGGGAACGTTATGCCTGGATCAAGGGGCGGGCATTGACGGGCAGCAGGCTGGATGAATTGAATGCGATAGTGCGCCCGTTCGTGTTTCGCAAATATCTGGACTTTAATGCATTTGCCGCGATGCGCGAGTTGCACGCACAGATACGTCGCGAAGTGATACGCCGAGACCGGGTGGATAACATCAAGCTGGGTCCGGGTGGTATTCGTGAGATCGAGTTTATTGCCCAGGTGTTTCAGTTAATCCGCGGCGGCCAGGTGCCGGCGTTGCAAGCGCGCGCCACATTAGCGATTTTACCCATGCTCGCAGCACGTGGCTCATTGCCGGAGCAGGCCGTCAGTGAATTGCGCGAGGCTTACTTTTTTTTGCGTAATCTGGAACATCGTTTGCAGTATCTGGATGACGCACAAACGCAGATGTTGCCTACCCAGGCGGAAGAGCAATCACGTATTGCCAGCAGTATGGGGTTTGCGGATTACTCCGCATTTTTGCTCAAATTAAACATGCATAGAACGCATGTATCCCGGCATTTCGATCAGGTATTTGCAGCGCCACAGGCCGACGGTACGCATCATCCGTTGAGCGCGCTATGGCTAGGGCTGATCGACGAGGAAGAATCCAAAGCGCAATTGGCCAATCTGGGCTTTGACGATGCGGATGCCGTGTACCAGCGTCTGCAGCAAAGTCGCAAGAGCAGCCGTTATGTCGGATTGCCGGCCAGCAATCGGGCGCGTCTGGATACGCTGGTGCCACAGTTGATTGAAGTTGCGGCAAGTCTGCCGCCGCGTGACAGCACGCTGGCACGCATCATGGATTTGCTGGAAACTGTGTCGCGGCGGGCGTCATACCTGGCCTTGCTGGTGGAGTACCCGGCAACCTTGCGCCAGCTGGCAAAAATCTGTGCGGCCAGCCCGTGGGCGGCGCAGTATCTGACTCGCAATCCGATGCTGCTGGACGAACTGCTGGATACGCGTGTGCTGTATACGCCGCCAGACTGGGTTGCGTTACGGGCGGAGCTGGCTGCGCAAATGCAGGCCCAGGAGGGGGATGTAGAGCGGCAAATGGATGGTATGCGCCATTTCCGTCAGCGAGTGACGTTTCATTTGCTGGCACAGGATCTGGCAGGCATATTGCCGCTGGAGAAACTGTCCGATTATCTGTCCGATCTCGCCGCGCTGATACTGGATGCGACTTTGCCGCTGGCGTGGGCAGGCGTGCGCAATCGCCATTGCGAAGCTCCGCATTTCGCGATTATCGGCTATGGCAAATTGGGCGGGCGTGAGCTGGGTTATGCTTCGGATCTGGATATGGTATTCCTGTATCAGGATGATGCACCTGATGCGGCAGAACACTATGCGCGTCTGGCGCAACGCATTATCACTTGGCTTTCCAGCACCACCGCTGCCGGCATCTTGTATGAAACCGACCTGCGTTTGCGTCCGGATGGCGCTTCCGGACTGTTGGTGAGCAGTATTGCCGCTTTCAGTGAGTATCAGCGCAATCACGCCTGGACCTGGGAGCATCAGGCGCTGACCCGTGCCCGTTTTGTGGCAGGCGATGCGGCCGTAGGGGCGCTGTTCGAGCCTATCCGCTGCGATATCCTGACGCAGCAGCGTGATCTGGCGAAATTGCGGGAAGATGTGCGCAACATGCGGCAGAAAATGCACGATGGGCATCCGAATCATAGTGCTCTGTTCGATATCAAACATGATGCTGGTGGCATTGTCGACGTCGAATTTATCGTGCAATACCTGATCCTTGCCTATAGCGCTCGCCACCGCCAGCTGACTGAGAATGCGGGTAACCTGGCCTTGCTGAAAATTGCCGCAGAATTGGGACTTATTGCCAGCGATACAGCCGAAGCAGTTCGTACCGCATATCGTCAATTCCGCCAGTTGCAGCACAGCCTGCGCTTGCAGGGCGCCGATGCTGCCAGGGTAGAGGGCGAGTCAGTGGCGGTGCATGCGAATGCGGTTAAAACGCTTTGGACGCAAGTCTTGGGATGA
- a CDS encoding zinc-finger domain-containing protein has translation MSQAPQENLAQQDNTQRFIEITGDDLPLHCPTPEMIAWNSHPRVFLDVAKTGEAMCPYCGTTFRLLGGPVKHGH, from the coding sequence ATGTCTCAGGCACCTCAAGAAAATCTTGCGCAACAGGATAACACCCAGCGTTTCATTGAAATCACTGGCGATGACTTGCCATTGCACTGCCCTACGCCAGAAATGATTGCGTGGAATTCGCATCCGCGCGTGTTTCTGGACGTGGCAAAAACCGGCGAAGCCATGTGCCCATACTGCGGTACGACTTTCCGGCTTCTGGGCGGGCCGGTCAAGCACGGGCATTAA
- a CDS encoding branched-chain amino acid transaminase encodes MSMADRDGFIWYDGKMVPWRDATTHVLTHTLHYGMGVFEGVRAYKTDKGTAIFRLKDHTDRLFRSAHILGMKMPFDKATITEAQLAAVRENNLESAYLRPMAFYGAEAMGISAKTLSTHVIVAAWTWGAYMGAEALERGIRVKTSSFARHHVNITMCKAKANGNYMNSILAHQEAAQDGYQEALLLDVDGFVAEGSGENVFIVRNGKLYTPDLTSALEGITRDTIVQLAGEIGLQVVEKRITRDEVYSADEAFFTGTAAEVTPIRELDNRMIGNGERGPVTTQLQKMYFDCVHGRDPKHTDWLSYI; translated from the coding sequence ATGTCAATGGCTGACCGCGATGGTTTTATCTGGTACGACGGCAAAATGGTGCCTTGGCGTGATGCCACCACCCACGTTCTGACCCACACCCTGCACTATGGTATGGGCGTATTTGAAGGCGTGCGCGCTTATAAAACTGACAAAGGCACGGCGATTTTCCGCTTGAAAGATCATACCGATCGCTTATTCCGTTCTGCCCATATTCTGGGCATGAAAATGCCGTTCGACAAAGCAACTATTACCGAAGCCCAACTGGCTGCCGTGCGCGAAAATAATCTGGAATCTGCCTATTTGCGTCCGATGGCGTTCTACGGTGCGGAAGCCATGGGTATCTCGGCCAAAACCTTATCGACGCATGTGATTGTGGCGGCCTGGACCTGGGGCGCGTACATGGGCGCGGAAGCACTGGAACGCGGCATTCGCGTGAAAACCTCTTCGTTTGCGCGGCATCATGTCAATATCACCATGTGTAAAGCCAAGGCCAACGGCAATTACATGAATTCCATCCTCGCGCATCAGGAAGCCGCGCAGGACGGTTATCAGGAAGCGTTGTTACTGGACGTAGATGGCTTTGTTGCTGAAGGTTCGGGCGAAAACGTCTTCATCGTGCGTAACGGCAAGCTCTACACCCCGGATCTGACCAGCGCGCTGGAAGGCATTACCCGCGATACCATCGTGCAGCTGGCTGGTGAAATCGGTCTGCAAGTAGTCGAAAAGCGCATCACTCGCGACGAAGTGTACAGTGCTGACGAAGCTTTCTTCACCGGAACTGCCGCTGAAGTGACGCCTATCCGCGAGCTGGATAATCGCATGATTGGTAATGGCGAACGCGGTCCGGTGACCACCCAGTTGCAAAAAATGTATTTCGACTGCGTGCATGGTCGCGATCCTAAACACACTGACTGGTTAAGCTACATTTAA
- a CDS encoding solute symporter family protein → MQSTNTIRAWLTLPLLAGLSSMSWAGEGAVADEYKFMTLAVFGAIIALTMAITYWAAKKTNTTHEFYAAGRSISGAQNGWAIAGDYLSAASFLGIAGLISLYGYDGFMYSVGFLVAYITVLLVIAEPCRNIGKYTLGDILAFRNDPKKTKTIAAISTITVSIFYLTAQMVGGGVLIKTLIGIDYEVSVIGVGILMLAYVVFGGMVATTWVQIVKAVLLVLASLVLVVLVWAPYGFSLPGFLDSVVNNEGVQKQVAKLLGNAATGMTPEELGQRFLEPGLFLKNPIDQISLGMALVLGTAGLPHILMRFFTVPNAKEARKSVVWAMAIIGGFYVITLFLGLGAATHVGPANIIALDKGGNMAAPILAQYLGGGAHSLLGNFFLAFVAAVAFATIVAVVAGLVLASASAMAHDIYVGVIRGNNASQEEQVRAARISSIIVGIAAIVIGILAKGQNVAHLVGMAFAVAASSNLPAVFLTLYWKRCNTGGIILGMVTGATAAILLVMVSPNMTYPKEVVKAANKVLQGEPAAEAKPAVAAKPGEGLVCELFAVCAKSEAAKPASPATPAKPGAVEKLATLNAQLPTLTNADDIAKANKEIGKLTKDISKAQDDLKQYAGKTTSIMGLEKPFFLLKNPGLISIPLGFLMVILGSLLYRDPRAEAMWEELYVRQNTGIHAA, encoded by the coding sequence ATGCAATCAACAAATACAATCCGAGCGTGGCTGACGCTACCGCTGCTAGCCGGACTTAGCTCAATGAGCTGGGCAGGTGAAGGTGCTGTTGCCGATGAATACAAATTCATGACCCTGGCTGTATTCGGTGCAATTATCGCGCTGACTATGGCAATTACGTACTGGGCAGCCAAAAAAACCAACACCACCCACGAGTTTTACGCTGCCGGTCGCAGTATTTCCGGCGCACAGAATGGCTGGGCTATCGCAGGCGACTATCTGTCTGCAGCTTCTTTTCTAGGTATCGCCGGCCTGATTTCGTTGTATGGCTATGACGGTTTCATGTACTCAGTTGGCTTCCTTGTCGCTTACATCACAGTACTGCTGGTAATCGCAGAGCCGTGCCGTAATATTGGCAAATACACACTGGGCGATATTCTGGCCTTCCGTAACGACCCCAAGAAGACCAAAACCATTGCAGCTATCTCCACCATCACCGTGTCGATCTTTTATCTGACCGCGCAGATGGTTGGTGGTGGTGTGCTGATCAAAACCCTGATTGGTATCGACTACGAAGTGTCGGTTATCGGTGTAGGCATACTGATGCTGGCCTATGTGGTATTCGGCGGTATGGTTGCAACTACCTGGGTGCAGATCGTCAAAGCCGTGTTACTGGTGCTTGCCTCTCTGGTTCTGGTCGTACTGGTGTGGGCGCCTTATGGCTTCTCACTGCCTGGCTTCCTCGACAGCGTAGTCAATAACGAAGGTGTACAGAAACAAGTTGCCAAACTATTGGGCAATGCCGCTACTGGCATGACTCCGGAGGAATTGGGCCAACGCTTCCTTGAACCCGGCCTGTTCCTGAAGAACCCGATTGACCAGATTTCTCTGGGCATGGCACTCGTGCTGGGTACTGCTGGTCTGCCACACATACTGATGCGTTTCTTCACCGTACCAAACGCAAAAGAAGCGCGTAAATCCGTTGTATGGGCGATGGCCATCATCGGCGGCTTTTACGTGATCACCTTGTTCCTGGGTCTGGGTGCTGCTACCCACGTCGGTCCAGCTAACATTATTGCACTCGACAAGGGCGGCAATATGGCTGCACCTATCCTGGCGCAATATCTGGGCGGCGGTGCACATTCGCTTCTGGGTAACTTCTTCCTCGCCTTCGTCGCCGCTGTGGCATTTGCTACGATTGTTGCTGTTGTTGCGGGTCTGGTACTGGCATCCGCATCTGCGATGGCACACGACATCTACGTTGGTGTCATTCGTGGTAACAATGCTTCACAGGAAGAACAAGTCAGGGCAGCGCGCATTTCTTCCATCATCGTCGGTATCGCCGCCATCGTTATCGGCATCCTGGCCAAAGGGCAGAACGTTGCTCATCTGGTCGGCATGGCTTTCGCAGTGGCTGCATCCAGCAATCTGCCTGCGGTCTTCCTGACCCTGTACTGGAAACGCTGCAACACCGGCGGGATCATACTGGGCATGGTGACAGGCGCGACTGCTGCCATTCTATTGGTCATGGTTTCTCCTAACATGACTTATCCTAAAGAAGTCGTTAAAGCCGCCAACAAAGTATTGCAAGGCGAGCCAGCGGCAGAAGCCAAACCCGCTGTAGCAGCAAAGCCGGGTGAAGGTCTGGTATGCGAACTGTTTGCCGTTTGTGCCAAATCTGAAGCAGCCAAACCAGCTTCACCTGCCACCCCTGCCAAACCGGGAGCGGTAGAGAAGCTGGCCACGCTGAATGCACAATTGCCGACACTGACCAATGCTGACGACATTGCCAAAGCCAACAAGGAAATCGGCAAACTGACGAAGGACATCAGCAAGGCTCAGGATGATCTGAAGCAGTACGCAGGCAAAACAACCAGCATCATGGGTCTGGAGAAGCCATTCTTCCTGCTCAAGAACCCTGGCCTGATTTCGATCCCGCTGGGTTTCCTGATGGTGATATTAGGTTCCTTGCTGTATCGCGATCCTCGTGCTGAAGCCATGTGGGAAGAATTGTATGTACGCCAAAACACTGGCATACACGCAGCTTAA
- a CDS encoding DUF485 domain-containing protein produces MTTHKMNWQAIDADPRFQALHRKKTLFLWGLMVFSIIYYFLLPVGAAYFPEIFKIKVWGPVNIGILFALSEFIVAWFLAVIYSRRANAEFDSMAEEIVNDAHNIGA; encoded by the coding sequence ATGACTACGCACAAAATGAACTGGCAAGCGATCGATGCTGATCCGCGATTCCAGGCTTTGCACCGCAAAAAAACCCTGTTTCTTTGGGGCTTAATGGTCTTTTCGATCATTTACTATTTCCTGTTACCTGTCGGCGCAGCCTATTTTCCCGAGATTTTCAAAATCAAAGTTTGGGGGCCGGTTAACATCGGTATTCTGTTCGCACTCTCAGAATTCATTGTGGCATGGTTTTTAGCCGTGATTTATTCACGCCGTGCCAATGCTGAATTTGACAGCATGGCAGAAGAAATCGTGAATGACGCACATAACATTGGAGCCTGA